One genomic segment of Bdellovibrionales bacterium includes these proteins:
- a CDS encoding SCO family protein has product MRVIIFSILLFGQTAGANHQAQAPKEHANVKAAQTEGIGIKEKLGAQLDLSLSFQDENGTTVPLSKFFDGRIPVVLNFVYYGCPNLCNFFLNGFFDVLKLSKWTPGKEFRVVTISIDPNETADLAAEKKQSHLEQLKKPGAESGLHFLVGSAENTQRLAEQAGFGYRFEKSTGEWAHASAVIIVTPQGEISRYLHGVAFAENTFRLSLVEAAKGKIGSLTEQVMLFCFKFDPTAGKYSFYAYNFMRVAAILTILALAAVLIPAWRKNWKHQGAS; this is encoded by the coding sequence GTGCGGGTTATTATATTTTCAATTCTTTTATTTGGACAGACAGCAGGGGCGAACCACCAAGCCCAGGCGCCCAAAGAACATGCAAATGTTAAAGCCGCTCAGACGGAAGGCATTGGAATCAAGGAAAAGCTCGGTGCACAACTCGATCTTTCTCTGAGTTTCCAAGATGAAAATGGTACCACAGTTCCTCTTTCAAAGTTCTTTGACGGAAGAATTCCAGTGGTGTTGAATTTTGTCTATTACGGCTGCCCCAACCTTTGTAATTTCTTTTTGAATGGTTTTTTCGATGTTTTAAAATTGAGCAAATGGACTCCTGGTAAGGAGTTTCGGGTTGTGACAATCAGCATTGATCCCAACGAAACTGCAGACTTGGCAGCTGAGAAAAAGCAAAGCCATCTGGAACAGCTCAAAAAGCCCGGGGCAGAATCTGGACTTCATTTTCTTGTAGGTAGCGCTGAGAATACACAGCGCTTGGCTGAGCAAGCTGGCTTCGGCTATCGATTTGAGAAATCTACGGGTGAGTGGGCTCACGCCTCGGCCGTCATTATCGTAACACCACAGGGAGAAATATCGAGATACCTTCATGGCGTTGCGTTTGCAGAGAACACTTTTCGTTTGTCATTGGTAGAAGCCGCAAAGGGCAAGATTGGATCACTGACAGAACAGGTCATGCTTTTCTGTTTTAAATTCGACCCCACTGCGGGTAAATATTCTTTCTATGCATATAATTTTATGAGAGTTGCTGCGATCTTGACCATACTTGCCTTGGCGGCAGTCTTGATTCCAGCTTGGCGTAAGAACTGGAAGCACCAAGGAGCAAGCTGA
- a CDS encoding cytochrome c, whose protein sequence is MNEDKNGGLFLFAGLGVSLGFFVYILFIQKLPHPDVPGSDPAKVQNKETSSPVPENIWVATPELIVKGKALYETYCSVCHGDMGKGDGPGGMSLNPKPRDFTSPANWKNGPSPFAIMNTLKKGIPGSAMVAFDLPELDQWALVHYVRDLAGTAVATLPTQSEIDAFKAGK, encoded by the coding sequence ATGAATGAAGACAAAAATGGGGGCCTTTTTCTATTTGCAGGACTTGGGGTCTCCCTCGGTTTTTTTGTGTACATACTTTTCATTCAAAAACTTCCCCATCCTGACGTACCCGGTAGCGATCCTGCAAAAGTTCAAAATAAGGAAACTTCCTCTCCCGTGCCCGAAAATATTTGGGTGGCGACGCCTGAGCTCATCGTGAAGGGGAAAGCCCTTTATGAAACCTATTGCAGCGTTTGCCACGGTGATATGGGAAAGGGAGACGGCCCTGGCGGGATGAGTCTCAATCCAAAACCTCGAGACTTTACTTCGCCTGCAAATTGGAAAAATGGGCCAAGCCCCTTTGCCATTATGAATACCCTCAAAAAGGGAATCCCAGGGTCTGCGATGGTGGCTTTTGATCTTCCCGAATTAGACCAATGGGCTTTGGTTCATTATGTTAGAGATTTGGCTGGAACTGCTGTCGCAACTCTACCCACACAAAGCGAAATCGATGCTTTCAAGGCGGGAAAATAA
- a CDS encoding CsgG/HfaB family protein: MRLLSIVSSVTFSAIFGAILMSCATESHQAVKVEQSGSANTASSYLGEKHPVVVGKFDNRSGFMRGVFTDGPDRLSSQAKTVLIAHLQRTGRFSVLDRDNMEENSGEAKLSGKKQKIKGADFTITGDVTEFGRKEIGDRQLFGIVGSGKKQAAYSKITLNVVDVATSEVVFSASGSGEYVLSNREVFGFGGTAAYDSTLNGKVLDLAMREAVDRLVEGLEQKKWTVTK; encoded by the coding sequence ATGCGTCTATTATCCATTGTTTCATCAGTTACTTTTTCAGCTATTTTTGGGGCCATTTTGATGAGTTGCGCCACAGAATCTCATCAGGCAGTAAAGGTTGAGCAATCTGGATCTGCTAACACAGCTTCTAGTTATCTGGGCGAAAAGCATCCTGTTGTAGTGGGTAAATTTGATAATCGATCAGGCTTTATGAGAGGGGTTTTCACTGATGGACCAGATCGCCTTTCAAGTCAGGCCAAAACAGTTTTGATTGCGCACCTACAACGAACTGGACGTTTTAGCGTTCTTGATCGTGACAATATGGAAGAAAATTCTGGGGAAGCAAAGCTTTCTGGAAAAAAGCAAAAAATAAAGGGAGCAGATTTTACGATCACGGGTGATGTTACGGAGTTTGGTCGTAAAGAGATCGGCGATCGCCAACTGTTTGGAATCGTAGGCAGTGGTAAAAAGCAAGCAGCATATTCGAAAATCACTTTGAATGTGGTGGATGTGGCAACTTCAGAGGTCGTGTTTTCAGCTTCCGGTTCAGGTGAATATGTTCTGAGCAACAGGGAGGTATTTGGTTTTGGCGGAACTGCTGCTTATGACTCTACCCTCAATGGAAAGGTGTTAGACCTTGCCATGCGTGAAGCTGTCGATCGTCTTGTTGAAGGTCTTGAACAGAAGAAATGGACCGTAACAAAATAG
- a CDS encoding DUF4810 domain-containing protein: MHAHKAHKANKVFFPLISFFRVSLVLVASIFVGGCASQSIYYWGDYEDLIYAQYHEPGKATQEYQIEKMQADIQRAKSKNKPLPPGFYAHLGYQYLQLGKAGEARQYFETEKGNFPESAVLMDRFLKKLK, from the coding sequence ATGCACGCACACAAGGCACACAAAGCAAACAAGGTATTTTTTCCTTTGATCTCTTTTTTTAGGGTTTCTTTGGTTTTGGTTGCATCCATTTTTGTAGGTGGATGCGCGAGCCAGTCGATCTATTACTGGGGTGATTACGAGGACCTTATCTATGCTCAATACCATGAGCCTGGAAAGGCGACACAAGAATATCAGATTGAAAAAATGCAGGCTGATATTCAAAGGGCAAAAAGCAAAAACAAACCTTTACCACCAGGATTTTACGCTCATTTGGGCTATCAATATTTACAACTTGGAAAAGCAGGTGAGGCTCGACAGTATTTTGAAACAGAAAAGGGAAATTTTCCTGAGTCTGCCGTGCTTATGGATCGGTTTTTGAAAAAATTGAAGTAG